The genomic DNA CCACCCTGGACCGCCAGTTTGGAGCACGGGAGGGCATGGGGCTGGTAGTAGCCCGCGCCCTGGAGGGTCTGGCGAGCGCCTTCGACCACGTGTTGATCGATTGTCCGCCGATGCTGGGGATCCTGATGGTCAATGCCCTGGCGGCCTGTCAGCGGGTCATCGTGCCGGTGCAGAGCGAATATCTGGCGTTGCAGGGGCTGGACCGCATGATGCGTACCCTGGCCATGGTCAACCGGGCGCGGGCGCGGACGCTTCCCGCCCTGATCGTCCCCACGCTGTTCGATCGTCGCACCCGGGCCTCGATCGAGAGTCTGCGGCTGATGCGCGAGCGCTATCCCGAACAGGTTTGGTCCGGCGTGGTGCCCGTGGACACCCAGTTCCGGGAAGCCAGCCGGGCGGGGGTGCCCCTGTCGGTGTCGCAGCCGCGGGCGCGTGGGGTGGAGGCCTACCGGGGCCTGCTTCGGGATCTATTGGTGGCCGAGACGCCCGGGGCCACGGCCACGGTAGTCCCCAGTATCCGGAGCGTTGGCACAAATCCTGCTTTGTCTACTGGCAGATAGTGGGTTCCGGCGCTCGTATGACAAAAAATTGGCGGACAGTCCCGATTCCGGTGCCGGGTCGAGCGATCGAGGGGACGACATGAATCAGGTAGCACAGGGTGTCACTGGGTCCGTGGTGCGGTGGGTGACCTTTCACCTGGGTCAGGAAACCTATGGTATCCAGGTGATGCAGGTACAGGAAGTCCTGCGGTACACGGAAATCGCCCCGGTACCGGGGGCACCGGATTACGTGCTCGGTATCATCAACCTGCGCGGCAACGTGGTGACGGTGGTCGATACCCGCAAGCGTTTCGGGTTGCCCACGCGGGAAGTGGACGACGCCACACGCATCGTGATCATCGAAGGGGTGGGTGGTCAAGTGGTGGGGATCCTGGTGGATCGGGTCTCGGAGGTGGTGGACCTGCCCACGAGCGAAGTGGAAGCAGCGCCCAACGTAGGGACCGACGAAGGCGCGCAGTTCATCCAGGGCGTTGCCAGCCGGGACGGCGAGTTGCTGATTCTGGTGGACCTGAACAAGCTGTTGACCGAGGAAGAATGGAACGAGGTGGCCACCGGATAGGCGACCTTCATTCCGTGGTGTGCGGCGCGGCACGCCGCAGTTGAGTGTGGGCCGGGATGCCCGCATGGCAGGGAAATGGATCATGACGAAGACCGGCGACATCAATCCGCTGCCTCCCGTCTTTCCCACGCGGCCTGGGGATGGCCCTGGTCCGCGTCGACAGGCACCGACACCGCCACGCAAACCGGAGAAACGTAAGCCGGAGGATCACAGCCCCGATGACGACGACCGACCCAAGGTGGACGACTATGCATGAAGGCGACGGATCGTGACCGCGATCCTGTGGACCTATGCCCCCCTCGGGCTCGCCGGGCTGTTGATGCTGGTGCTGGCTGGGGCGCTGGCGGTATCCGCGCGGCGTGCCCGGCAACAGGCCGAGGTCGTGCGCGGGCTGCGCGCCGATATCGAATCACTGTGCGCCGGCGCCATCGGGGTGGATCAGCGTCAGAATGAGGTGGAGCGGCAACTGCGACGGCTGGAAGACAAGCTGGAGCGACTGGAACTGCGCGATCCGGGCGAGCGCTCCTACGCGCAGGCGATCCGCATGGTGCACCACGGTGCCGGGGTCGGCGAACTGGTTAAGACCTGCGGCCTGGTTCGTGCCGAGGCCGAACTTATTGCGACGCTGCACCGGGTGGACAAGGCGAGCTAGTCCACAGCTCCTGTCGGAGTCTGTTCCCTGCCGGACGCAGGCGGCGTGTCGATGGCCGTTACCACCCCGGCTTCTTGTTCACTACCTCAGCCGTTGACCACCAGCTCCCGTGCCGGTTCCCCGATGAAATAGCCCTGGGCGTAATCGACCCCGAGCTGTTTGAGCAATTCCAGCGTCGCTTGGTTTTCTACGAACTCCGCCACCGTCTGCTTACCCAGGGTGTGAGCCACCGCTACCATGGATTCCACCAGCACGCGGTCCACCGGGTCGGAGATGAGGTTGCTGACGAACGCGCCGTCGATCTTCACCATGTCCACTGGAAACTGCTTGAGGTGGGAGTAGGAGTTGAACCCGGAGCCGAAGTCGTCGAGGGCGAAGCGGCAGCCCAGGGCGCGCAGGCGCTGCATTGTCTGCCGGGTGCGGCCGGGATCGGCGATGGCAGCGGTCTCGGTGATTTCAAAAGTCAGGCGCTGCGCCTGGACCCCGGTCTCCCGCAGTCGCTGGCGCACTAGGGTGAGCAGCGACGGGTTCACGAAGGCGTGTCCGGACAGATTGATGTGCAGGGATATGGACTCGGGCAGGGTGCGCAGCAGTTCGGTGGCCTGATTCAGGACCCAGCGGTCGATGTCACCGATCAGACCCATCCTTTCCGCCACCGTCACGAACTCCGTAGGGGACAGCAGTTCGCCGCGTTTTCCCTCCATGCGCAGCAGCACCTCGTAGTGGTTGATGGTCCCGTCCCGCAGGTCCTGCACCGGCTGGAACATCAGCTGGAAGCCTTGGTTGGCCAGTGCGTCGCGGATCAACGGGACCCAGTAGGCGTCGCTGCGCAACTGGTGCAGCGTGCTGCGGTCATCCGCTTGGTATACATGTACCCGGTTACGTCCGCTGCTTTTGGCGATGAAACACGCCTGATCGGCGCGCCCGAGGATTTGCCCGGTGCTGACGATGCGGTCGGATTCCACCATCGCTACCCCAATGCTCGCGCTGATATGGTAGCGGCGGGCGCGGGTGGCGAATGCGAACTGGTCCAGGGTGTGTCGCAGGCGTTCGGCGCTGGCGCGCGCGGCCACTTGGTCCGTATCCCGCAACAGGACTCCGAAATCGTCGGAACCGATGCGCGATATCAAATCAGAGGGACGCAGCTGGCCGCGCAGCACCGCCACCACTTCCACCAGCAGGCGGTCACCGGCGTCGTGGCCCTCGGTGTCGTTGATGACCTTGAACTGGTCCAGGTCGAGGTAGAGCAGCGCGGCGTTGCGCCGCTGGTAACGCGCGTCGAGTACGGCCTGTTCGAGCGCCTGTTCCAGCCCACGCCGGTTGGCTATTCCGGTCAGGGCATCGTGGTCCAGGAGAAACTCCAGGCGCGCTTCCATGATCTTGCGTTCGGCAAGCTCCTCCATCAGGGCGCGTTCGCGGCGGTGGCGCAGGTCCCGTTCCTGCTTGAGGGAGAGGGCCCACAGTAGTCGCGAGAACAGTTCGCTCAGCCGGATCGGAGTGAAAAGCACGTCGTCGGCGCCGGCATGATCCGCGGCATGGAGGGTCTCGCCGGCGCTCTCAGCGGGATCGGTGACTAGGATGATGGGGATCGAACGCCACTCCCGATAGGCGCGCAGGGTGCGGCACAGGCCCGCGCCGTCGAGATCCGTGAGGCGGACTCCGATGAGCACGGCGTCGACGGTTCCGTGCAGACTATGTTCGCGACTGCGTAATTGGTCCAGGGTTTTCCCGGCAGTGCGGGCGGTGGTGACGTTCGGGAAGCCGGCTCGGCTCAACGCTGCGGCCAAGCGCGTCGGTGCCTCATCCGCGATCAGGATCCGCATCCGTTTAATGTGTGCGAGGTCCCGGGTCACGTCGGGTCTTCCTGTATGGCGGCCGGTCGCGCGCCGGGCGGGCTGCTGCATCCCCGCGGCTACTGGATCGGCCGCGGCCAGCCGGGCACGCGGATTCCGGTAGGCAAGGATGGTGAACCAGTGGCAGTCTTTTCGCCCGTTTGGTGGATTTCTTGAGTCGGACACAGGCAGTTGGCCCCGGGAGGGCGGGACGCGGCGCAGTCAGACCCCGGGCGCGGGGTCGCAGGTCCGATCCGGGGGCGTACGGTCCGAGACGAAGTAGGCGAAGGCAATGACCTCCGCCACTGCGAGGTAGAGGGCTTGCGGGATCTCGTCTCCCAGCGGGATCTGGGCCAGCAGTTCCGCCAACTGCGGGTCCTCATGCAAGGGGATTCCGTGCTCCCGGGCGATGGCCTGGATCCGTTCCGCCACCGGACCGTGTCCGGTAGCGGTCACCCGGGGCGCGTCGTGGCCGTCGTAGTGCAATGCCACGGCGAGGGCAGGCGCCACTTCCCGATCCCCGTTCATGCCTTGAGATCCAGTACCGGAGCGTCCGGATAGGCCGCGGTGGGCCGGGGGCCGCGGCCACACTGGCAGGCGAGGCCCGTGACCTCCAGGCCCGCCCGCGCCAATCCGTCCTGAAGGCGGGGGAGGAAGTGTTGCAAACGGTGAAAGGTCGCCGGACGTTCCGCCCACAGCCGCGTGTTCACCTGTTCGCCGCGGAGTTCGATGCGGGCGTGCACCGGGCCGAGTTGCGGCAGATCGAGGTGCAGCAGCACGGACCAGCGTGGACCGGTCGTGCCGCCGCCGTCGCGCTGCGTCCCCTCGCGGTTCACCTGCAGTTCCAACAGGTGGGCCTGATCGCCTTGCCGTACCGGGAGGTGGAACAGCCACTGGGTCGTGCCGTCGGCCCGGGGCAGGGCGGCGAGTTGATGGAGTTGGATCCGTGCCAGCGCCCCTTCCGCCTCTCCCCGGAGGTTGTTGACCGGAGCGTTGTCCGCCGCCACGCTGGCCAGTAGCCCGCGTGCCGCCGCGTCTTGGGAGGTGGTGGCGTTGCCGGTCGCGGTATCCGGTCCGGCGCCCGACCCCACCCGGCTCGGCGTGCCCTGCGGGTTTGGCGAGGTCCGGGTGAGGATCGCCAGCAGGCGCAGGAGACTGGCTTTGAGGTCCCCCGCAGGGGTGCCGTCACCGGTGGCCTGGAGCAGCCGCGATTCCAGGAACAGCCCCGAATCCCCCAGCGCCCGCCGCAGGCCGTCCGCTGTTATGATCTGGCGCTCATCGGCCAGCCGGCCGAAGAGTTCCCGGACCAGACGCTGGAGCGAGCTCGGAGCGAGCGCCAAATTTTCGGCGCCTCGGGCCATAGTCGACCAAGTGGCCAACAGGGGTTCCAGATTGCCCTGGCGGGGCAGCAGCGCACGCAGGGCGGAGCCGACGGGATCGCCGCGGGAGCCTTCTTCCACGAGTTTCAGGACCGGGAGTGTCCCCAAGGATTCCACCCGCAGCTGCAAGACCTGCCCCGGTTTCAGTTGGGGCAGTGGGGTGGGGCTTTGAGCATATATCAGCCGTCCCGCAATGCGCAGCAGCAGAGGATGGGGTCCGGACTCGGACGTCGTCACCACGGTGGCGGCGAGCAGCTGTCCCAGTTGCAGCGAGCGGGTCCAGGCGCCGCTGGCGGAGGGTAGCTGAGATGCAGCGGCGGAGGGACGCGTGATTTCCATGTGGTGTGCGGTGCCCTGAATACGGAGGTTGACCACTGCTTCGGCACGGTTCCTGCATTACTTGACGATATGACCGAGGATACACAGGAACCGCGTCCATCCCGTCAGCTCTGGTTTACGCGCCGCGGCGGCGAGGTCCACGGCCCGTTTCCGGCGAGCCTTATTCGGCGCTATGTACTGGTAGGCCGGCTTCAGGATAACGACGAGGTCAGCCTCGACCGCATGTACTGGGCGCCCATCCGCGACCACGCGGAATTGACGCCGGAGCTGGTCCGTCAAGCGGAGGGCGACGAAGAGGCCCGCCAACGGCTGATGGCGGCCCGGTTACGGGAGGACGAGCGCCGGGACGAGGATCGTCGCGGCGCCCGGGGCCACGGCTTCGAGGCCCCGGAACGGCGCGGCGTGGAACGGCGTCAGCCGGAACCGGACTGGATGGTGCGCCATCGCAGCTTGAAGACCCGCACCCTGCGCGAGGGGTACCCAAGAGGGAGTTCCTACCGCTTCGTATTGGTCTTAGTCGTGTTGGCGCTGGGTGTGTTGTCCGTTCTGGCTCACCGTTACGCGTCACGGCCCGCCGTTTCAAGTCCCAAATGCAGCGCGCCGCCGGCGCCCGGAGTAGATTGGAGCTATTGCAGCCTTGAAGGACTGCATTTGGCTCGCGTTGACCTCACCCGGGCGAACCTGCGCAGCGCAAATCTACGCGGCGTGGATCTGGCGGGGGCCAATCTGTTCGGAACCAACCTCGCCTATGCGAGCCTCGGGACTGCCGATCTGCACAACGCCGATCTCAGCTATGCACAGTTGCTGGGGGCGGGTCTTGGGGGGGCGGACCTGCGGGACACTGACCTGAGTCACGCCAATCTGGGATATGCGGATCTGCGCGGCGCCCGGATTCAGGGGGCGAAACTCGCGGGCGCGCGCCTCGATCAGGCGATCTGGACTGATGGCCGGGTGTGTGCCGATGGCTCGCGGGGGGAGTGTCGTTAGGCGCGTTCCCAATCGCCGATCGCCAGTGACAGCCGCTTCGGTGTTCGGAGACATGGCCGGGTAGCTCGGTTCGGCGCCGTCCAGCCGTCAGACCGTACCGGCGTTGCCGCCTACGCCGCGCGCCGGCGCGCTGGGGAACGATCCCGTTTCATGGGCGCGCGGCACGGGGCGTTGCGCTCCCCGTGGCCCGCGGTCGAGCCGCGTTGCGCCGTTGCCAGCCCAGCAAGCCCAGCAGACCCGTGCCCATTAACTGGGCGCTGCCCGGCAGCGGTACCGGGGTCGCGAGGAAGCCATGCACAGCGCTGCCGTCCTGGTAATAACCGACGATCTGGCCGTTGCCGTTGATGCCCAGGGCGGTGGTGAAACCCACGCCGTTTGGATCGCTGATGGTAGTGTAACTGTTGGCTTTGCTGTCATAGAGAAAGCCGTAGGTACCCGAGCCCGTCCGGTAATTGCCGACGATCAGGCCGGTGTTGGTGATGCCCCGGGCGTAGGTATCGGTCGCCCCGGGAACCTGCAGAGTCGTGTAGGTACCGCCCGTGTCCACGAAACCGAAATTCTGGCCGCCGGTGCCGACGTAATAGCCCACGATCTGGCCGGCGTCGTTGGCACCCCAGGCGTAGCTTGCGCTGGCATTCCAACTGGGATCGCCTAACGAGGTGAAGTTGCTGCCGTCGTACAGGAACGCGTGGTTCTGGAATGAGGCATAGTAGAACCCCACGATCGCGTTGCCCGTTCCGTTGATGCCGCGCGCGAAGGTCCATTGCGCGGCAGGGTAGTCCAGCGTCGTATAAGAGCCAGCGGTATCGAGGAAGCCGTGCCGTCCACCGGTCGCGTCATAATAATGGCCGACGATTTGTCCGTTATTGTTGATGCCGTAGGCGCGCGTATCGCCCACTGCCAACGGATCGTTGACTACGCTGAAGGTCCCGTGGTCGTCTAGGAAGCCGAGCTCATTGCCCGCCGTGTCGAAGTAGTAGCCTACGATCTGCCCGCTATCGTTGATGGCGGTGGCGGCGGAGTTATGGGCGCCACTGAACGGAACGTCGATGTTCTGAAAGTTGTAGAGCGCGGCCTGTGCCGGTGACGATGCGGCGATCGTCACGGCGCATAGGGCCGCGGCCAGTACCGAAATTTTAGTATCCATTTGGTGCGACCTCTGCAGGAATCGGGATCGAGGCGGCCACTCCGGATCCCCCTCATAAGCCTGTCCAAACCCCGCAACGCCTTGGAAGCCGCCGTACGTCGCGGAAATTCCTGCCGCGGCTTGCTCGGCGGCGTCCTTGCCTGATTCTGCGGGGGGGTGGCGCGTGCGCCGGTCTGTCGATCGGGTCCGGCGGGTGATGGGTCGCTACTCGGGTATCGCCGGGGGGGCTGGAACAAAGCCGCTGCGGTTAAACTACCCGGTTACTGGTGGAGGTGTGCTGCGCGCCTCCACCGTAGTTTTG from Chromatiales bacterium 21-64-14 includes the following:
- a CDS encoding cobalamin biosynthesis protein CobQ encodes the protein MRIWASANQKGGVGKTTTVISLGGLLAAAGHRTLLVDLDPHGSLTSYLGQDPEGADQGVYQLFQGVIRNAPEAAESWIVPTRCEGLSLLPGATALATLDRQFGAREGMGLVVARALEGLASAFDHVLIDCPPMLGILMVNALAACQRVIVPVQSEYLALQGLDRMMRTLAMVNRARARTLPALIVPTLFDRRTRASIESLRLMRERYPEQVWSGVVPVDTQFREASRAGVPLSVSQPRARGVEAYRGLLRDLLVAETPGATATVVPSIRSVGTNPALSTGR
- a CDS encoding chemotaxis protein CheW; amino-acid sequence: MNQVAQGVTGSVVRWVTFHLGQETYGIQVMQVQEVLRYTEIAPVPGAPDYVLGIINLRGNVVTVVDTRKRFGLPTREVDDATRIVIIEGVGGQVVGILVDRVSEVVDLPTSEVEAAPNVGTDEGAQFIQGVASRDGELLILVDLNKLLTEEEWNEVATG